The DNA sequence ATGAGTTGGTGCAGGGCTATCGACGCCTCAGCGCGTATCGCGCGCTGGCCGAAGAAGGGCAGGGGGACTGGGCACGGATTCCGGCGCTCGTCCTGCAGGGCGCGTCTGACATCGAAGGGCTGTATCGCCGGATGGTGGACGAGAACGTCATCCGAAAGGCGCTGTCTTTTGCCGAGATGGCGCAAGCCGCCCAGAACTTCGCCGCCGATCCGGCGACCGAGGCATCCGATGTCGGAAGCGCCATCGCGGCACTATTCCAGTCTGCGCCCTATTCCAAGCGCAGCTACATCAAGTCCTTTGCCTATCTGATGGACCGGATCGGCCCGTTGCTGCTGTACCCGACAGAAGTGCCGCGCGCCCTTGGTGTGTCGTTGGCGCGCGAGATGAAGGATCGGCCCGAAATCATCGGCCTGATCCGCGAGGCGCTGGCGGATTGGGACACGCGCTCGATCGCCGACGAATTGGCCGTGCTGCGCAGCGTGGTTTCCGACGAAGCCGCACCGGAAGCGACGGCAAAGCCGCAGTCGAAGACGAAGGCGGCGACGCGGACCAAGACGACATTCCACATTTCCAGCAGGGCAGGGCAGGTCAAATGCACTGCCGGTCCGGGTCGGTTGGAAATCAAGGTGGACCGTGATTTTTCATCCATCGAACGCCAGAAGCTGGAGCGTGCGATTGCCTCTCTGATAGACGGACTTGCCTGACCTTATCCGCGGGTAAGGTTTGGCTTTTCCGTAGTGTAAGTGTCCTGAGAATACAAATATATCAGTATCTTGAGCGAAATTTGCGTCTGCAAAGCCTTGCAGACGCAGACTCCCAGTTCGGTAAAGTTCGTGCCAAAGGGACCAGGCCTGCCCCCTTATGGCTGATTGATCGCACCCCGTGGCGGCGCGAGGCTTGGTGCGTCTGAACAAAAGGGGCACGGGCATGAGGGTAGGGCAACTTCGCGCGATACGTATACCGACCTCGGGGTGGATCGACGTGCCCCGATTCGTGCGGTTCCTTGCGACGGGATTGGTCAACACAGGCTTCGGTTACGCCGTTTTCGTCGTAGGGCTTCTCGTCGGCTTGCAGCCCGCAACGGCGCTTGCCATGCAATTTGCGCTCGGCATCCCGTTCAACTTCCTTGTTCACGGTCGGTATGTTTTCGGACCGAAGGGCACCGCGCGTCTGCCGGCCTATGCGCTGGCATATCTTGCGCTTTACGGCGTCAATCTTTGGCTGCTGGGTCTGCTGATCCCGACCCTGGCCGCATCCGCGGCGCAGGCCCTGTTGCTGCTGCCGATGGCCGGCCTGTCGTTCATCGTTCTGTCCCGCGTCATGCGATAGGAGGCGAAATTGGTCACTGCATCCGATATCCCGGTCGGCTCCGTATCCCGGTACCGTTGGCAGGGGCGCGCGGCAGCCGTCGCCCTTGTCGCGCTGCTGTTCGTCGCCGTTACTGCCCGCATACTGACGTTCGAAATCCGGGCGGATGAGCAACTTTACATACCGCCTGCCGTGCTTCTGGAGAGCGGTCGGATCTATGCCGATTTCTTCTACAACCACACACCGTACTCCGCCTTCCTTTACCGCGCCGTCTACCTGCTGACCGGCGCTCAGGACCTTGTTGGCGCCGCGCGGTTGACCACCGTTCTGGCTTGGGGCGTGACGTTGGCGGTGGTGTGGTGGGCCAGCCTGAAGCTGTCGCGGTCGGTCCCGATGGCGATGTTCTGCACCGTTTCGGTGGCGGCGAATGTCTATCTGCTGACGGTGGTCGGCATGACGGCGACCAACAACTTCTTGCAACTGGGGCTGGTGTACGCCGGTTTGGCGCTGTTCGCGCTGGCGGCGCTGGAGCCGCAGCACCGGCGCATCCGCATGTTCGGGGCAGGGGTCGTTCTGGCCATCGCGGTCGGTATCAAGGTCAGTGCGGGCTATGCCGTCCTGCCCGTCGTTCTGGCAGCGGTCTTTCTGCCTGCGGGCGTGTCATTGCGTGAGCGTTTCAACTCTATGTTTCTTCCGCTGGCGCTTGGCGGGCTGATCGGGGGGCTGCCCCTGTTCGCCATCGTGTTGGCCGATCCCATCCGCTTTCTGGATCACGTCATCGGCTATCACACCGGGCCGCATGTCGCTTACTGGACAGAGATGCGGCACACAGAACCGGGCTTGGCCTTCGGCCTTGGCGGCAGGCTCCAGTTGGCGTTCGAGGTCTGGTTGCAAAGCACCAACCTTCTGATCCTGGCCGCGATTGCGCTTGTTGGCGGGCTAGCTTTGCCGAATGCCGGTCGGCATCCAGTGCGCCTGATCGCCGGGTTGGTTGTCATCACCGCCGTCATCGCCATCCTGTGTTTTCTGCCGAAGCCCGCGTTTCCGCAGTATTTCATTCTGCCGCTGGCCGGTTTTCTGCTGGTGCCGCCGCTTTTGTGGCGCGACCTTGATCCGGGGCAGGCGGCTGTCGCGCGTCCGGCCCTGACGGGACTGGTGGTGTTGATCTTCATTCTGGGCGCGCCGCGACTGGCCGAACCGGTGCTGTCGCTGGCCAAGGGCACACCGACCACGGCCCAGCGGGTTGAGGATGGCGGCATCGCGATCCGCGATGCCATACGCGTGGAAGAAAAGGGGCGCATCGCCACGTTCTTCCCGGTCTATCCATTGCAGGCCGGTCTGCCGGTCTACCCCGAATTCGCGACTGGCCCGTTTGCCTACCGCGTCGTGCCGATGGCGGCACCTGAGGAGCTGACCCGTTTCGTGATCGCCGGTCCCTCTGATGTGGCGCCGCTGTTCGACGCCGATCCCCCCGCGGCCTTGCTGACGGGCTTCATGCCCGATCTGGAAGCACCCTTGGAGGCTTGGGCCGAGGCCAACGGCTACCGCATCGATCCGAACGTTGATTTCAATACACGCTACGGACGCGCCCGGTTGTGGGTGCCGGCTGACTGAGTCCCGAAAGGTCAGGGCGGGCAAATGAGGCCCGATCTTACTCCTTTGGAGGGATGCACCCGCCCGCAAAGAGGATTCCCGCCCGGACGGTGCCGCGTCAGCATGATCATGAGCCTGCACCGATCCGCGGACGGGCCGTCAACCGGAAGTCGGGGGACCTGGGAATGAAGATTGTCTTACTTGCAGGTGGATTGGGGTCGCGATTGGCCGAAGAGACCACCAAGATTCCGAAACCCATGGTCGAGGTCGGCGGCAAGCCGATCATCGTTCACGTCATGGATATCTATAACCAGTTCGGACACTCGGACTTCATCGTGGCGGCCGGCTACAAGTCGATGCTGCTGAAGCAGTATTTCAGCAACTTCCATCTTGTCACCAACGACATCACGGTTTCACCGGCGGCCGGCACCTGCAACCTGACCCCGACAGCCCTGCGCGACTGGAGTATCTCTGTCGTGGATACCGGCGCGCTGACGATGACCGGCGGTCGCCTGCAACGCCTGCGTGACTGGATCGGCGACGAGACCTTCATGGTCACATACTCCGACGGTGTCGGCGACATCGACATTGATGCGCTCGTGAAGTTCCACCGCAGCCACGGCAAGCTGGCCACCGTCACCGCCGTGCAACCACCCGCCCGCTTCGGCAACCTGGAGCTGGACGCGGATGGCACGCAGGTCGTCGAATTCACCGAAAAGGTGCGCAAGCACGAGACCTGGATCAACGGCGGGTTCTTCGTGTTCGAGCCGGGCATCTTCGATTACCTGACCGGCGACACCGAGCCGCTGGAGCAGGCGCCGCTGACCAAGATCGCCCGCGACGGCGAGTTGATGGCGCATAAGCACTACGGCTTCTGGCATCCGATGGACACGATCCGCGACCGCCAGTTCCTCGACGGTCTGTGTAACGAGGGCACGCCGCCCTGGGCCAAGGCGGTCCCGGTGGGGGATCAGGCCCTGCAGGCGGCGGAATAGGTGATGGACCTCACTCGTCTTCAGGGTCGGCGCGTTCTGCTGACGGGCCATACCGGCTTCAAGGGCGGGTGGATGGCCCATTGGCTGGCCGCGTTGGGCGCCGATGTGGTCGGGGTCGCGCTGGACCCCGAAGACCCGCGCGGCATCTGGCAGGCGGCGCGGCTGGATGACCTGATCGACAGCCGGATCGCGGATATTCGCGATGCGGACGCGCTGAACGCCGCGGTGCGCGATGTGGATGCCGATCTGGTGATCCACATGGCCGCGCAGCCCTTGGTGCGGGCGTCCTATGCCCGTCCGGTCGAGACGTTCGCCACCAATGTCATGGGTACCGCACATGTGCTGGAGGCGGCACGCCGGATGCCGTCCCTGAAGGGCGTGATCGTGGTGACGTCCGACAAGTGCTACGACAACCGCGAATGGCTGTGGGGCTACCGTGAGAACGACCCCTTGGGCGGCAAGGACCCCTACAGCGCCTCTAAGGGCTGCACGGAAATCCTGGCGGCGTCCTGGCGGCATGCCTTTTTTTCTGACCCGACCGGTCCCCAGCTTGCGACGGTCCGGGCCGGCAACGTGATCGGCGGTGGCGACTGGTCGGCGGATCGCCTGATCCCCGATTTCGTCCGCGCCGCTCAGGCCTCTGCGCCGATGCGCATTCGCTGCCCGCAGGCCATCCGCCCCTGGCAGCACGTTCTGGAACCGCTGGCTGGCTATCTTGCGCTGGCGAACCGCCTGCTTGGCCCCGATGCCGCCGAAGCCGCAGAGGCTTGGAACTTCGGCCCCGATCCCGGTGGCGTGGCAACGGTCGAGGCCGTTTGCGCACAGCTTGCCCGGACTTGGCCCGAGGGACAGGCCGAAATCATCGTCGAACGCTCGAACGACGATCCGCCAGAGGCGGGACTGCTGCGGCTGGACAGCACGAAGGCCGCGACGCGGCTGGGCTGGCGGCCCTGCCTAGATCTGGGCCGCACGCTTGAGATGACGGCGGACTGGTATCTGGCACAGGCCGAGGGCGCCGACATGCGCGCCGTCGGAGAACATCAACTTTCCACTTACAGGGGACTGGCGGCATGAACGCGTTAGACAAGATCACGACCAAGACGCCCGGCATCCGGGTCAACTACGGTCAGACCGTCCACGGCGAAGAGGAGATCGCGGCCGTCGTACATGCGCTGCGTACCTCGACCCAGATGGGTAAGCACGTTCGCGAGATGCAGGAAAGGGTGTCCAAGCTCTTCGACAAGAGCCATGGCATCATGGTCAATTCCGGCTCTTCCGCGAATTACATCGCCATAGAGATCCTGGGTCTGGAGCCGGGGAGCGAGGTCATCACGCCCGCGCTGACCTTTGCCACGACGGTCGCGCCGATCGTGCGGCAGGGGCTTGTGCCCGTCTTCGTGGATGCCGCGCCCGGCACCTACAACATCGACGTGGACCGCGTCGAAGAGATGATCGGGCCGAAGACGAAGGCCATGATGATTCCTTCGCTGATCGGCAACCTGCCCGACTGGAAGCGCCTGCGCCAGATTGCGGACAAGCACGGCCTGATCGTGGTCGAGGACAGCGCAGACACCCTGGGCGCGACCATCGGGGATGCATCCACGGGCCGGTTCTCGGACATTTCGACCACCAGCTTCTACGGCAGCCATGTGATCAACTGCGCGGGCAACGGCGGGATGCTCTGCGTCAAGGACGACAGCCTGGCGCGTGAGGCGTTACTGCTGCGGTCCTGGGGGCGCACGTCGTCGCTGTTCACCGAGTCCGAGGCGCTTGAGAACCGTTTCGGCGTGCAACTCGACGGAATTGACTACGACGCGAAGTTCCTGTTCGAACGGCTGGGATACAACCTAGAGCCGTCTGAAATCGGCGCTGCCTTCGGGCTGGTGCAGTTGGACCGGCTGCAGGACAACATCGCGGCACGCGAACGGAATTTTGCCGAGCAATACGGCTTTTTCTCGCAATACGAGAATTGGTTCGAGATGCCGAACCAATTGCCCGACAGCCGGACGGGCTGGCTGTCCTTCCCGCTGACCCTGCGCGACGATGCGCCGTTCAGCCGGACAGAGATGCAGGTCGCGCTGGAAACCGCGAATATCCAGACGCGCCCGGTCTTTACCGGCAACATCCTGCGCCAGCCTGCGATGAAGGACGTGGCCAAGCGGGTCTCAGACGACGGCTACCCGGTGTCGGATCAGGTCATGCGTGGCGGCATCCTGCTGGCCTGTCACCACGGGCTGACGCCTGAACATCTTGACCACATGCACGCGACTTTCAGCGCATTCGCCGCCCGTTTCTGAAACGGCCGTATAACAAGGGACGACCATATCATGTTGCAAAATCATTCCTCTATCGCCTTGTCCGATCCCGGCCTTCTGACGCAATGCCGTTGCTGCCTGTCAGAAGACCTTTTCTGCTTTCTGCCGCTGGGGCTGCACGCCCCGGCCAATATGTTCATCCGCCCGGAAGAGGCATCAGAGCCGCACCCCGCCTTCCCGCTGGACGCGCAGGTCTGCCTGTCCTGCGGTTTGGTGCAGGTCGCCGACCAGATCCCCGCCGGATTCTTCGAGCATTACCTTTATGTGCCGTCCGGCGCGTCCACGATGCACACGCATTTCAAGGGATTGGCCGAAGCGCTGGAAGCCCGCGCCAAGGGTGGGTTGATCGTCGATGTGGGCTGCAATGACGGACTGATGCTGGCGGCGGCGAACGCCCAAGGCTCGAAGACGCTGGGGATCGACCCCGCAGCCAATATTGCCGAGCTGTCGCGCGAACGGGGCGTCGAGGTCGTCGTCGACTACTTCACGCCCGAAACGGCCGCCCGTTTGGCGAAGGAACGCGGCAAGGCCGCCGTGATCTCGACCACCAATACCTTCAACCACATCGGCGACCTGCACGATTTCATGCGCGCCGTGGATGTGCTGCTTGAGCCCGAGGGGACTTTCGTGATTGAGGTGCCTTGGGGCCTTGAAATCCTGGAAGGCAACCAGTTCGACAACATCTACCACGAGCACGTCTCGGAGCTGAGCCTGCTGTCCGTGCGCAAGCTGGTGCAGCATTTCGACATGGATATCGTCGATGTCGAACACATGCCGGTGCATGGCGGAACGATGCGGGTCTATGTGCGGCGCACGGCCTGCGGCGAAGCCCCCAGCGCGCGAGTCGTCTTCATGCTGGAACGCGAGGACGCCGCCGGCATGACCGATCGCGCCACGTGGATCGCATTCGCCGATCGGGTGCATGACATCCGTGAACGGTTGTTGGCGGCGCTCGATCTGATCAAGTCCGAAGGGTTGAAGGTGGCCGGATACGGTGCGCCGGCCAAGGGCAACACGCTTCTGACCTACTTCGGAATCGGGCCGGATCGCGTGGACTTCCTGGTGGACCGCAACCCGCTGAAGCAGAACATGCTGGCCCCGAACACGGGCATTCCGGTCAAGAGCCCCGAGGCCATCAAGACCGAGAAGCCCGACGTCCTGCTGGTGCTGGCCTGGAACTTCCTGGACGAGATTCTGGAACAACAGGCCGATTTTGCGGCCGCCGGTGGACGGTTCCTTGTGCCTCTGCCTGACGTCCGGATGATCTAGTCCGGTGACAAGCGCCATCGTCATAGGGGGTGAGGGCTTCATCGGGCGTCACCTGGTGAAGACCCTTCGGGCGCAGGGAACGCGCGTGATCGTTGTGGGCCGCCCCAAGCGCGATGCGGTGGCGGCAGAGGACCTGCACCGGATCGACCTGACGGATCCTACGGCCGTGGCAGGGCTGTTCGACTCGTTTCCCGGCGCGCAGGTCTACTACCTGGCGGCGACGACCCGCCCGCCCGCATCCGCTAGCGGTGCTGGTGTCGCTGACTTGGCCATGTCCGATATCGTTCCGCTTCTGACGACGGTAGAGGTGGCGGCGCAAGCCGCCACGCCGCCGCGCTGTTTCGTGCGTGCGGGCAGCCTTGCGGAATACGGGTTCTCTCGGGTCGCCTGCGCGGAAAGCCACATTTGCCGACCGGCGACAGTTTACGGCGCCACGATCCTTGCCGGAACCGGCTACCTTGGCGCGATGTCCGAGCGCGTGCCGTTCCCGATCACCACCGCGCGGCTTGGCCTGACCTACGGAACGGGGCAGTCCCAGTCCTTTCTGGCGGCGCGGCTTCTGGCCGAGCTGTCCGCCGGGCGCCCCGTGCGCATCGCGCGGCCGATGGATCGTCGGCCGATGATCCATGTGGACGATGTGGTTGCGGGGTTGATGGCAATCGCGCAATGCGCTTCGCCGCCGCCGATCGTGAACCTTGCGCCTGATCGGGCGACAAGCATGGGCAACCTGGCGCGGCGCGTGATCGAAGCGTTGGACGCGTCCTGCGATCTGGTGTGCCTGGACCCGATGCCCGGCCCGTCACAGTCGTTGTTCGCGGATGCGAAACTGGCCCGCCGCCGCCTTGGCTGGACGGCTCAACTGGACTTGCGACAGGGCCTGGCCCGGTCGCTGCCCGTGCGCTCTGAATTGGCGGAACGCGCGATCCCTGCAGGAGAATGAAGATGCACATGCTTCGTCACGACAGCGGCAAGCCCCTCGTCTCGGTGATCGTGCCGGTCTTCAACGAGGAAGAGAACGTGATGCGGACCTACGGACGCATCGCCCGCGTGTTCGACCAGCTGCCCGATCACGACATGGAGCTGATCTTCGCCGACAACCATTCGACCGACGAGACCGAGGCGCTGCTGGCGTCGTTGGCCGAAAAGGACAGCCGGGTGCGTCTTTTGCGCTGGTCGCGAAACGTGGGCTACCAGCGGTCCCTGCTGATGGCCTACCAGAAGGCACGGGGCGATTGCGCGGTGCAAATCGACGCCGACCTGCAAGACCCGCCAGAGATGATCCCTCAGATGCTGGCAGCTTGGTCCGAGGGCCATGCGGTGATCTACGGCATCCGGAAAAGCCTGCCGGACGGCCCTGTCGTCGCGGCCCTGCGGCGGATCTTTTACGCGATGATCGACCGGCTGAGCGAGGATGACTTGCCGCGCGACGTGGGCGAGTTTCGTCTGGTCGACGGGCGTATCCTGACCGAACTGCGGCGGGTGGATGACAGTACGCCCTATCTGCGCGGCCTTATCAGCACGATGGGATTCAGTCAGATCGGGCTGAGCTATGACCGGGCCGCGCGCGTGGCGGGGCACAGCAAGTTTCCCCTGAAGGCGATGGTGACGCTGGCGGTGGACGGCATCGTCAACCATTCGCTGGTGCCGCTTCGGATCGCGTCGATGACCAGCCTGCTGGTCGGCACGCTGACATTTCTGGTGGCGATCGGCTACCTGGTCAGCAAGTTGATCTTCGGACAGCAATGGCCGCCGGGATTTGCGACGACCACGATGCTGCTTTTGCTGTCGATCACCATGAACGCGATGTTTCTGGGGATTGTCGGCGAGTATATCGGCCGCATCTTCCAGCAGACCAAGCGGATGAACCGCCCCATCGTCGAGCGTGAGCTGAACGGCGATCGCGTGGTGCGCCAGCGTGACGGGCTGACGCAGGTTCCCGCCGAATAGAGTGAGTGTTGCCAGGGATCAGGTCGGCGCGGGCTGACCTGACGCTGCCCCGCTGCGTTCGCGCAGCATGTCCTCGATCACCTGCATCCATTGCCCCATGATGATGGCCTCGTCGAAGTCCTGCGCCCGGCTTTTTGCGGCATTGGCCAGGCGGTGCCGCAGGGCCGGGGATGACTGCAAGCGGATCAGCCCTTCGGCCATGGCCGCCGGGTCGCCGACCGGAACGAGCATCCCGTCGGTGCCGTCTGTTATGATCTCTCCTGGCCCCCAGTCGCATCGGGTGGACAGCACGGCAAAGCCTGACGCCATTGCCTCTATCAGCACGTTGGGAAAGCCCTCGAAGCGGGATGACAGCACGAAGATTCCCGGCGAAGCGGTCCAGCCAAGGGGGACGTCAGAGCGGCCGGCGAAGCGGACCTGACAGCCAAGGTCCAGCGACTGCACAAGCGCTTTCAGTTTGGCCTCTTGCTTGCCGACGCCATAGATGGTCAGCGGAAGGCGGTGCCCGCGGTCGCGCGCGATACGCAGGGCATGAAGAAGGACGTCGTAACCTTTCTGATCGTTCAGACGACCGACGGCAATCA is a window from the Palleronia sp. THAF1 genome containing:
- a CDS encoding ParB/RepB/Spo0J family partition protein, with amino-acid sequence MTRKRRMFDIDLPDDPATDPAPAPSDAPPARRGPMASAIAENAEALQARQTASQAIRAENDALAHEFVALREAGHVVESVPLEDVHTHLLARDRMPGEDHELAELVTSIRDLGLSNPIRVLPRPDGDGYELVQGYRRLSAYRALAEEGQGDWARIPALVLQGASDIEGLYRRMVDENVIRKALSFAEMAQAAQNFAADPATEASDVGSAIAALFQSAPYSKRSYIKSFAYLMDRIGPLLLYPTEVPRALGVSLAREMKDRPEIIGLIREALADWDTRSIADELAVLRSVVSDEAAPEATAKPQSKTKAATRTKTTFHISSRAGQVKCTAGPGRLEIKVDRDFSSIERQKLERAIASLIDGLA
- a CDS encoding GtrA family protein yields the protein MPRFVRFLATGLVNTGFGYAVFVVGLLVGLQPATALAMQFALGIPFNFLVHGRYVFGPKGTARLPAYALAYLALYGVNLWLLGLLIPTLAASAAQALLLLPMAGLSFIVLSRVMR
- the rfbF gene encoding glucose-1-phosphate cytidylyltransferase; this encodes MKIVLLAGGLGSRLAEETTKIPKPMVEVGGKPIIVHVMDIYNQFGHSDFIVAAGYKSMLLKQYFSNFHLVTNDITVSPAAGTCNLTPTALRDWSISVVDTGALTMTGGRLQRLRDWIGDETFMVTYSDGVGDIDIDALVKFHRSHGKLATVTAVQPPARFGNLELDADGTQVVEFTEKVRKHETWINGGFFVFEPGIFDYLTGDTEPLEQAPLTKIARDGELMAHKHYGFWHPMDTIRDRQFLDGLCNEGTPPWAKAVPVGDQALQAAE
- the rfbG gene encoding CDP-glucose 4,6-dehydratase, with protein sequence MDLTRLQGRRVLLTGHTGFKGGWMAHWLAALGADVVGVALDPEDPRGIWQAARLDDLIDSRIADIRDADALNAAVRDVDADLVIHMAAQPLVRASYARPVETFATNVMGTAHVLEAARRMPSLKGVIVVTSDKCYDNREWLWGYRENDPLGGKDPYSASKGCTEILAASWRHAFFSDPTGPQLATVRAGNVIGGGDWSADRLIPDFVRAAQASAPMRIRCPQAIRPWQHVLEPLAGYLALANRLLGPDAAEAAEAWNFGPDPGGVATVEAVCAQLARTWPEGQAEIIVERSNDDPPEAGLLRLDSTKAATRLGWRPCLDLGRTLEMTADWYLAQAEGADMRAVGEHQLSTYRGLAA
- a CDS encoding DegT/DnrJ/EryC1/StrS family aminotransferase, with the translated sequence MRVNYGQTVHGEEEIAAVVHALRTSTQMGKHVREMQERVSKLFDKSHGIMVNSGSSANYIAIEILGLEPGSEVITPALTFATTVAPIVRQGLVPVFVDAAPGTYNIDVDRVEEMIGPKTKAMMIPSLIGNLPDWKRLRQIADKHGLIVVEDSADTLGATIGDASTGRFSDISTTSFYGSHVINCAGNGGMLCVKDDSLAREALLLRSWGRTSSLFTESEALENRFGVQLDGIDYDAKFLFERLGYNLEPSEIGAAFGLVQLDRLQDNIAARERNFAEQYGFFSQYENWFEMPNQLPDSRTGWLSFPLTLRDDAPFSRTEMQVALETANIQTRPVFTGNILRQPAMKDVAKRVSDDGYPVSDQVMRGGILLACHHGLTPEHLDHMHATFSAFAARF
- a CDS encoding class I SAM-dependent methyltransferase, which gives rise to MLQNHSSIALSDPGLLTQCRCCLSEDLFCFLPLGLHAPANMFIRPEEASEPHPAFPLDAQVCLSCGLVQVADQIPAGFFEHYLYVPSGASTMHTHFKGLAEALEARAKGGLIVDVGCNDGLMLAAANAQGSKTLGIDPAANIAELSRERGVEVVVDYFTPETAARLAKERGKAAVISTTNTFNHIGDLHDFMRAVDVLLEPEGTFVIEVPWGLEILEGNQFDNIYHEHVSELSLLSVRKLVQHFDMDIVDVEHMPVHGGTMRVYVRRTACGEAPSARVVFMLEREDAAGMTDRATWIAFADRVHDIRERLLAALDLIKSEGLKVAGYGAPAKGNTLLTYFGIGPDRVDFLVDRNPLKQNMLAPNTGIPVKSPEAIKTEKPDVLLVLAWNFLDEILEQQADFAAAGGRFLVPLPDVRMI
- a CDS encoding NAD-dependent epimerase/dehydratase family protein, which codes for MTSAIVIGGEGFIGRHLVKTLRAQGTRVIVVGRPKRDAVAAEDLHRIDLTDPTAVAGLFDSFPGAQVYYLAATTRPPASASGAGVADLAMSDIVPLLTTVEVAAQAATPPRCFVRAGSLAEYGFSRVACAESHICRPATVYGATILAGTGYLGAMSERVPFPITTARLGLTYGTGQSQSFLAARLLAELSAGRPVRIARPMDRRPMIHVDDVVAGLMAIAQCASPPPIVNLAPDRATSMGNLARRVIEALDASCDLVCLDPMPGPSQSLFADAKLARRRLGWTAQLDLRQGLARSLPVRSELAERAIPAGE
- a CDS encoding glycosyltransferase family 2 protein — encoded protein: MHMLRHDSGKPLVSVIVPVFNEEENVMRTYGRIARVFDQLPDHDMELIFADNHSTDETEALLASLAEKDSRVRLLRWSRNVGYQRSLLMAYQKARGDCAVQIDADLQDPPEMIPQMLAAWSEGHAVIYGIRKSLPDGPVVAALRRIFYAMIDRLSEDDLPRDVGEFRLVDGRILTELRRVDDSTPYLRGLISTMGFSQIGLSYDRAARVAGHSKFPLKAMVTLAVDGIVNHSLVPLRIASMTSLLVGTLTFLVAIGYLVSKLIFGQQWPPGFATTTMLLLLSITMNAMFLGIVGEYIGRIFQQTKRMNRPIVERELNGDRVVRQRDGLTQVPAE